A DNA window from Patagioenas fasciata isolate bPatFas1 chromosome 1, bPatFas1.hap1, whole genome shotgun sequence contains the following coding sequences:
- the HAL gene encoding histidine ammonia-lyase: MPRYTVHVRGEWLAVPCRSCTNTIRWLGKEAVRRYMKNKPDNGGFASVEEVKFYVRRCKGLGLLDLDDTVEDALEDNEFVEVVIEGDIMSPDFIPSQPEGVHLYSKYREPEQYISLDGNSLTTEDLVDLGKGLYKIKLTPEAEAKVKQSREVIERIIKEQTIVYGITTGFGKFARTVIPNSKLRDLQVNLVRSHSAGVGKPLSPERSRMLLALRINVLAKGYSGISLETLQQVIEAFNASCLPYIPEKGTVGASGDLAPLSHLALGLIGEGKMWSPKSGWADAKYVLEAHSLRPITLKPKEGLALINGTQMITSLGCEAVERASAIARQADIIAALTLEVLKGTTRAFDTDIHAVRPHRGQAEVAFRFRSLLDSDHHPSEIAESHRFCDRVQDAYTMRCCPQVHGIVNDTIAFVKDIMMTEINSATDNPMVFAERAETISGGNFHGEYPAKALDYLAIGVHELAAISERRIERLCNPSLSELPAFLVTEGGLNSGFMIAHCTAAALVSENKALCHPSSVDSLSTSAATEDHVSMGGWAARKALRVIEHVEQVLAIELLAACQGIEFLRPLKTTTPLEKVYDLVRSVVRPWMKDRFMAPDIEAAHRLLMEQKVWEVAEPYIEKYRREHVPESRPISPTAFSLASLEMNTGVGHDHGHQDEL; this comes from the exons ATGCCGAGGTACACCGTGCATGTCCGAGGAGAATGGCTGGCGGTGCCGTGCCGAAGCTGCACCAACACCATCAGGTGGCTGGGGAAGGAAGCTGTGAGACGGTACATGAAAAACAAACCCGACAATGGGGGATTTGCCTCAGTGGAAGAAGTAAAATTCTACGTGCGAAGGTGCAAAGGACTTGGGCTGCTGGATCTTGATGATACGGTGGAGGATGCTCTAGAGGACAATGAGTTTGTTGAAGTTG TTATAGAAGGAGATATAATGTCTCCAGATTTCATACCATCTCAGCCGGAAGGAGTTCATTT ATACAGCAAATACAGAGAACCAGAACAG TATATTTCTTTAGATGGCAACAGCTTAACAACAGAGGACTTGGTCGATCTAGGAAAGGGGCTCTACAAGATAAAG CTCACACCTGAAGCTGAGGCTAAAGTCAAACAATCACGAGAAGTGATTGAAAGGATCATAAAGGAACAGAcaa TTGTTTATGGAATCACCACGGGGTTTGGGAAGTTTGCCAGGACCGTCATCCCAAACAGTAAGCTGAG ggATCTTCAAGTGAACTTGGTTCGTTCACATTCTGCAG GTGTGGGGAAACCTTTGAGCCCAGAGAGATCTCGCATGCTGTTGGCGTTGAGGATCAATGTCCTAGCAAAAGGATACAGTGGAATATCCCTAGAAACGCTCCAGCAAGTTATTGAAGCATTTAATG catCCTGCCTTCCTTATATTCCTGAGAAAGGGACAGTTGGAGCCAGTGGAGACTTGGCCCCCCTCTCTCATCTCGCTCTGGGATTAATTGGAGAGGGAAAGATGTGGTCCCCAAAGAGTGGCTGGGCTGATGCTAAATAT GTCCTGGAAGCCCATAGTCTGAGACCAATTACCTTGAAACCAAAAGAG GGTCTGGCCCTCATCAATGGGACACAAATGATCACCTCGCTGGGATGCGAAGCAGTTGAAAGAGCCAGTGCTATAGCCAGACAAGCTGACATAATCGCTGCCCTTACGCTTGAAGTCCTGAAGGGTACAACGAGGGCCTTTGACACTG ATATCCACGCAGTGCGCCCACACCGAGGGCAGGCTGAAGTGGCATTTCGATTCCGATCCCTTCTAGATTCTGACCATCATCCATCAGAAATAGCAG AGAGCCATAGGTTCTGTGACCGAGTTCAGGATGCATACACAATGCGCTGCTGCCCTCAG GTCCACGGCATTGTAAATGATACAATTGCTTTCGTGAAGGACATCATGATGACTGAAATCAACAGTGCCACAGACAACCCT ATGGTGTTTGCTGAAAGAGCAGAGACCATTTCTGGAGGAAATTTCCATGGTGAATATCCTGCAAAG GCTCTGGACTATTTGGCAATCGGTGTGCACGAACTTGCTGCAATTAGTGAAAGAAGAATTGAGAGGCTCTGCAACCCCTCACTCAGTGAACTGCCTGCATTTTTAGTCACTGAAGGAGGTCTGAACTCTGGCTTCATGATTGCACACTGCACAGCAGCTGCCCTGG TTTCTGAGAACAAAGCCTTGTGCCACCCCTCTTCTGTGGACTCCCTCTCAACCAGCGCTGCTACGGAGGATCACGTGTCCATGGGAGGATGGGCTGCAAGAAAAGCTTTGAGAGTTATTGAACATGTGGAACAAG TTCTGGCTATTGAGCTGCTCGCAGCCTGCCAGGGCATTGAATTCCTACGCCCTCTGAAAACGACAACCCCATTGGAGAAGGTCTACGACCTTGTGCGTTCCGTGGTGAG GCCGTGGATGAAGGATCGCTTCATGGCCCCAGACATTGAAGCAGCTCACAGGCTGCTCATGGAGCAGAAG